A single Phycisphaerales bacterium DNA region contains:
- a CDS encoding EAL domain-containing protein — translation MSHSIPEHRRVLVVDDNPDIHEDFRKILAPPQTGGGIADLEAAIFGQPAAPVEVERYDLSSAHQGQQALELLRQAKREGRPFALAFVDMRMPPGWDGLETIEHLWKEDPELQVVICTAYSDHSREDILNRLGRTHRLMLLKKPFDTSEIAQFACAMTEKWRASRHAGMKLCELEEVVRLRTAEIASTNKRLQQQVHELELVRQALEESEERYALAARGANDGLWDWDLRTDKVYCSKRAREVAGFADDQPADNPEDWFARMHPNDAPAVRRAVQDHLNGATSHLEVEYRVRTSTGQYMWVLSRGVAVRDEEGCPARMAGSITDISRRKESEDQLRRGAYFDRLTGLPNRALLRDCLERTIKDRREGTCAGFAVLFLDFDRFKVVNDSLGHLVGDQLLVAIAERLSHCIAGLPGRGHTVARLGGDEFVILLRDVCTETEALAAANAVHRALLDPFVLAGNELHSTVSIGITLDRAGYTTPDEVLRDADTAMYHAKSSGRARQSFFDAAMHEAAIARLRLESDLRRAIMRGDISVLYQPIICLKTGGLVGVEALARWSHPEHGPISPERFIPIAEETGLIVPLGEHVLRVACSDLRRLRAACPDAAAARVNVNLSSRQFAQPSLVGTISGILNECGVPAQALALEVTETVVMDDFDAAAATIRRLRETGIDVYMDDFGTGYSSLSCLKSLPLSGLKLDRSFVANLGSTAAIPAIIHAIVTLSGHLGLGVVAEGVETNEQLASVLALECHKAQGYLFGKPMNLEQLLQWVLSPPSRVLAA, via the coding sequence ATGAGCCACTCCATTCCCGAGCACCGGCGTGTGCTGGTGGTCGATGACAATCCTGATATTCACGAGGACTTCCGCAAGATCCTCGCGCCGCCGCAGACCGGCGGGGGAATTGCGGACCTGGAGGCAGCGATCTTCGGACAGCCCGCGGCGCCGGTGGAGGTTGAGCGGTACGACCTGAGCTCGGCGCACCAGGGACAGCAGGCGCTTGAACTCCTCCGCCAGGCCAAACGCGAGGGGCGCCCCTTCGCGCTCGCGTTCGTGGACATGCGCATGCCCCCCGGTTGGGACGGGCTGGAGACCATCGAGCACCTCTGGAAGGAGGACCCAGAGCTCCAAGTCGTGATCTGCACCGCGTACTCCGACCACTCCCGGGAGGACATCCTCAACCGCCTCGGTCGCACCCACCGCCTGATGCTGCTCAAGAAGCCGTTTGATACCTCAGAGATCGCGCAGTTCGCGTGCGCGATGACGGAGAAGTGGCGCGCTTCCAGGCACGCGGGCATGAAGCTGTGCGAGCTGGAGGAAGTCGTCCGCCTCCGCACCGCTGAGATCGCCAGCACCAACAAGCGTCTCCAGCAGCAGGTGCACGAGCTGGAGCTCGTACGGCAGGCGCTCGAAGAAAGCGAGGAGCGGTACGCGCTCGCGGCCCGTGGTGCGAACGACGGCCTGTGGGACTGGGACCTCCGCACCGACAAGGTGTACTGCTCCAAGCGGGCGCGCGAGGTCGCCGGGTTCGCGGATGACCAGCCGGCCGACAATCCGGAGGACTGGTTCGCGCGCATGCACCCCAACGACGCGCCGGCCGTCCGCAGGGCGGTGCAGGATCACCTCAACGGCGCCACCTCACACCTCGAGGTTGAGTACCGCGTGCGCACCAGCACGGGCCAGTACATGTGGGTGCTCTCGCGGGGTGTGGCCGTGCGCGATGAGGAGGGGTGTCCCGCCCGGATGGCGGGCTCAATCACTGACATCAGCCGCCGCAAGGAGAGCGAGGACCAGCTCCGGCGCGGCGCCTACTTCGACCGCCTGACCGGGCTGCCGAACCGCGCGCTCCTCCGCGACTGCCTGGAGCGCACGATCAAGGACCGGCGCGAGGGAACGTGCGCCGGGTTCGCGGTCCTCTTTCTGGACTTCGACCGGTTCAAGGTAGTCAATGACAGCCTCGGACACCTTGTGGGCGACCAGCTCCTCGTCGCCATTGCCGAGCGACTCTCACATTGCATCGCCGGCCTGCCCGGGCGCGGGCACACAGTGGCACGCCTGGGCGGCGATGAATTCGTGATCCTGCTCAGAGACGTCTGCACCGAGACGGAGGCGCTCGCCGCTGCTAACGCGGTCCACCGGGCGCTCCTCGATCCCTTCGTGCTCGCGGGCAACGAGCTGCACTCGACCGTCAGCATCGGGATCACGCTCGACAGGGCGGGGTACACCACCCCTGACGAGGTGCTTCGCGACGCCGACACCGCGATGTACCACGCCAAGTCCAGCGGGCGGGCCCGCCAGTCCTTCTTCGACGCGGCCATGCACGAGGCGGCGATCGCGCGTCTGCGGCTCGAGTCCGACCTCCGCCGCGCCATCATGCGCGGCGACATCTCCGTCCTGTACCAGCCGATCATTTGCCTGAAGACCGGCGGGCTTGTCGGCGTGGAAGCGTTGGCCCGCTGGAGCCACCCGGAGCACGGCCCGATCAGCCCGGAGCGCTTCATCCCCATCGCCGAGGAGACCGGCCTGATCGTGCCGCTCGGCGAGCACGTCCTCCGCGTCGCATGCAGCGATCTCCGCCGGCTGCGGGCAGCATGCCCCGACGCTGCCGCCGCTCGGGTGAACGTCAACCTGTCCAGCCGGCAGTTCGCGCAGCCTTCCCTGGTCGGGACCATCAGCGGCATCCTGAACGAATGCGGCGTACCCGCTCAGGCGCTCGCGCTGGAAGTCACCGAGACCGTGGTCATGGACGACTTCGACGCCGCCGCGGCCACTATCCGACGCCTGCGCGAGACCGGCATCGACGTGTACATGGACGACTTCGGGACGGGATACTCCTCCCTCAGCTGCCTCAAGTCGCTCCCGCTCTCGGGGCTGAAGCTCGACAGATCGTTTGTAGCCAACCTGGGGAGCACCGCGGCGATCCCGGCGATCATCCACGCGATCGTCACGCTCTCGGGCCACCTCGGCCTGGGTGTGGTGGCCGAGGGCGTGGAGACCAATGAGCAGCTGGCCAGCGTGCTCGCGCTGGAGTGCCACAAGGCGCAGGGCTACCTGTTCGGCAAGCCGATGAACCTGGAGCAGCTGCTGCAGTGGGTGTTGTCGCCGCCCTCGCGGGTGCTGGCCGCGTAG
- a CDS encoding metalloregulator ArsR/SmtB family transcription factor has product MHRAAADQSVFHAIADPTRRAILDALRGGEATASDLMDAAAGERMTQPAFSQHLRVLREAGLIAARKEGRARVYRFNPEPLSEVAVWMSAYDKFWEQKLDALGAHLARVHGAKKQG; this is encoded by the coding sequence GTGCACCGTGCCGCCGCGGACCAGTCCGTCTTCCACGCCATCGCCGACCCCACGCGTCGGGCGATCCTGGATGCGCTGCGGGGCGGGGAGGCGACGGCGTCGGACCTGATGGACGCGGCGGCGGGGGAGCGGATGACGCAGCCGGCGTTCAGCCAGCACCTGCGGGTGCTGCGGGAAGCGGGGCTGATCGCGGCGCGGAAGGAGGGGCGGGCGCGGGTGTACCGCTTCAACCCCGAGCCGCTGAGCGAGGTGGCGGTGTGGATGAGCGCGTACGACAAGTTCTGGGAGCAGAAGCTGGACGCGCTGGGGGCGCACCTGGCGCGGGTGCATGGGGCGAAGAAGCAGGGTTGA
- a CDS encoding FIST N-terminal domain-containing protein translates to MRTSTAAIETFTYDKKRGWSNFPRIDSGRTLVVAFGWSGLREDPAPLRQLREAFPTSHIVGCSTAGEIQGTGLFDETISCAAIRFEHTTLSTVSAPVRSPEDSARAGNLIAEQLIRPGLRGVLVFSDGLKVNGSELVRGLAAALPASVVITGGLAGDGARFASTWVLRGGEPSDGLVTAVGLYGDRVRIGHGSKGGWDVFGPERVVTRSRGNVLLELDGKPALPLYKNYLGDRAKELPASALLFPLSLRRDRSDQNSFVRTILGVDEKDQSLTFAGDIPQGYLAQLMRANFDRLVEGAAQSALMTRSTNSSERPCLSIAVSCVGRRLVLGERTEEELERAMEVLPQGSAQVGFYSYGEISPFATGGCDLHNQTMTLTTITEE, encoded by the coding sequence ATGAGAACGTCTACCGCGGCCATCGAGACCTTCACCTACGACAAGAAGCGGGGCTGGAGCAACTTCCCGCGCATTGACTCCGGACGGACGCTCGTCGTCGCATTCGGTTGGAGCGGCCTGCGAGAGGACCCCGCACCTCTTCGCCAACTCCGTGAGGCGTTCCCGACCTCGCACATCGTCGGCTGCTCGACCGCGGGCGAGATCCAGGGCACAGGGCTCTTTGACGAGACCATCTCCTGCGCCGCAATCCGATTTGAGCACACGACCCTTTCTACCGTGAGCGCCCCGGTCCGCTCGCCAGAGGACTCGGCGCGGGCAGGGAACCTCATCGCCGAGCAGCTCATTCGCCCAGGGCTCCGGGGCGTGCTCGTGTTCTCCGACGGCCTCAAGGTCAACGGCTCGGAACTCGTGCGCGGCCTCGCCGCGGCGTTGCCGGCCTCGGTGGTCATCACGGGCGGGCTCGCCGGTGATGGGGCGCGCTTCGCCTCAACGTGGGTCCTGCGCGGGGGCGAGCCCAGCGACGGGCTGGTCACGGCGGTCGGCCTCTACGGCGATCGGGTCCGTATTGGGCACGGTTCCAAGGGCGGATGGGACGTCTTCGGCCCCGAACGGGTCGTCACCAGGTCCCGCGGCAACGTCCTGTTGGAACTGGACGGAAAGCCGGCGCTGCCTTTGTACAAAAACTACCTTGGTGACCGCGCCAAGGAACTGCCAGCCTCGGCGCTGCTGTTCCCGCTTTCTCTCCGGCGCGACCGGTCCGATCAGAACTCGTTCGTGCGCACGATTCTCGGTGTGGACGAGAAGGACCAGAGCCTGACCTTCGCCGGCGACATCCCCCAGGGGTACCTCGCTCAGCTCATGCGTGCGAACTTCGATCGTCTGGTGGAGGGCGCGGCCCAGTCGGCGCTGATGACCCGCAGCACCAACTCGAGCGAGCGGCCCTGCCTCAGCATCGCCGTGAGCTGCGTGGGACGCCGCCTGGTCCTGGGCGAGCGTACCGAGGAAGAGCTGGAGCGGGCGATGGAGGTTCTGCCCCAGGGCTCGGCCCAAGTGGGGTTCTACTCGTACGGAGAAATCTCGCCATTCGCAACGGGCGGTTGCGACCTGCACAACCAGACGATGACACTCACGACCATCACCGAGGAGTGA
- a CDS encoding class I SAM-dependent methyltransferase, whose amino-acid sequence MDRYECYELCVQSARHVTAMLRGIHANEPTILREDFCGTAAVARRWCEEGGRAVGIDLDGDALDRAARLARNLNITDRLTLTRADCIATPPAPNDAADIVWVGNFSLGYIYDRPALIQYLCHTRERLLRGQGGFGGGVFVCDLYGGAGAFRLGSLDRTHMSRGPEVIKYHWEHEAADPVTGMVRNAISFRVIRDGELMAEWPRAFVYDWRLWSLPELRDAFAEAGYQRVAVYKELNVAPGQQPRPVESPGELGEDWVVMVAAWA is encoded by the coding sequence ATGGACCGCTACGAGTGCTACGAGCTGTGCGTGCAGTCGGCCCGGCATGTCACCGCCATGCTTCGCGGCATCCACGCCAATGAGCCCACCATCCTCCGTGAGGACTTCTGCGGCACCGCGGCAGTGGCACGCCGCTGGTGCGAGGAGGGCGGCAGGGCAGTCGGCATTGACCTTGATGGCGATGCCCTGGATCGCGCCGCCCGCCTCGCCCGCAATCTCAACATCACCGACCGCCTCACCCTGACCCGCGCCGACTGCATCGCCACTCCGCCCGCGCCCAACGACGCCGCGGACATCGTCTGGGTGGGCAACTTCTCCCTCGGCTACATCTACGACCGCCCCGCCCTCATTCAGTACCTCTGCCACACCCGCGAGCGCCTCCTCCGCGGCCAGGGCGGCTTTGGTGGCGGCGTCTTCGTCTGCGACCTCTACGGCGGCGCGGGCGCCTTCCGCCTGGGCTCCCTCGACCGCACCCACATGTCCCGCGGCCCCGAGGTCATCAAGTACCACTGGGAGCACGAGGCCGCGGACCCGGTGACGGGGATGGTCCGCAACGCCATCTCCTTCCGGGTGATCCGCGACGGCGAGCTAATGGCCGAGTGGCCGCGGGCGTTCGTGTACGACTGGCGGCTGTGGTCCCTGCCCGAGCTGCGTGACGCGTTCGCGGAAGCCGGCTACCAGCGCGTGGCCGTGTACAAGGAGCTCAACGTCGCCCCGGGCCAGCAGCCCCGCCCGGTGGAGTCGCCAGGTGAGCTGGGGGAGGACTGGGTGGTGATGGTCGCCGCGTGGGCGTGA
- a CDS encoding 3-deoxy-7-phosphoheptulonate synthase class II encodes MPASLHDAPAGHDQPWTPDSWQSRPALHLPEYPDAPQLAAATRELSKLPPLVTSWEIERLRAVLAEAQQGKRFLLQGGDCAETLDDCQPQRITNKLKILLQMSLVLVHALKKPVVRVGRFAGQYSKPRSSPVETREIGGEPVTLPSYFGDLVNRAEFTPQARRADPRLLLKGYQHAALTLNFVRSLVAGGFADVHHPEYWDVSFSKQASLDPALRAEYQRMTANLIDGLKFMEAMGETSINDLTRAEFFTSHEALNLWYESAQTRPVPRRAGFYNLSTHLPWIGDRTRALGGAHVEYARGIRNPVGVKLGPTATANDLVHLATTLNPANEPGKLVFITRMGAHHVQRVLPPLLEAAKIAGINPLWVCDPMHGNTTTTLTGVKTRSFEAIVAELEATYAAHQLAGVPLGGVHLELTGDDVTECTGGAVGITESQLSQNYASACDPRLNYQQALEVAFLLARRMGR; translated from the coding sequence ATGCCCGCCTCCCTCCACGACGCGCCCGCGGGCCACGACCAGCCGTGGACGCCCGATTCATGGCAGTCCCGCCCGGCCCTCCACCTTCCCGAATACCCCGACGCCCCGCAGCTCGCCGCGGCCACGCGCGAGCTCTCCAAGCTCCCGCCGCTGGTGACGAGCTGGGAAATCGAGCGCCTCCGGGCCGTGCTGGCCGAGGCACAGCAGGGCAAGCGCTTCCTCCTCCAGGGCGGCGACTGCGCCGAAACCCTCGACGATTGCCAGCCCCAGCGGATCACCAACAAGCTCAAGATCCTCCTGCAGATGTCCCTCGTGCTCGTGCACGCCCTGAAGAAGCCCGTGGTGCGGGTCGGCCGCTTCGCGGGCCAGTACAGCAAGCCCCGCAGCAGCCCGGTCGAGACCCGCGAGATCGGCGGCGAGCCCGTTACGCTGCCCAGCTACTTCGGTGACCTCGTCAACCGTGCCGAGTTCACGCCCCAGGCACGGCGCGCCGACCCGCGACTGCTCCTCAAGGGCTACCAGCACGCGGCCCTCACGCTCAACTTCGTCCGCTCCCTTGTCGCCGGCGGCTTCGCCGACGTCCACCACCCCGAGTACTGGGACGTCTCTTTCAGCAAGCAGGCCTCGCTCGACCCCGCTCTCCGGGCCGAGTACCAGCGGATGACTGCCAACCTCATCGACGGCCTCAAGTTCATGGAGGCCATGGGCGAGACCAGCATCAACGACCTCACCCGCGCCGAGTTCTTCACCAGCCATGAAGCCCTGAACCTCTGGTACGAGTCCGCCCAGACGCGACCCGTCCCGCGTCGCGCGGGGTTCTACAACCTCTCGACGCACCTGCCGTGGATCGGCGACCGCACGCGCGCCCTCGGCGGCGCCCACGTCGAGTACGCCCGCGGCATCCGCAACCCCGTGGGCGTGAAGCTCGGACCCACCGCCACCGCAAACGACCTCGTCCACCTCGCGACCACGCTCAATCCAGCCAACGAGCCCGGGAAGCTGGTGTTCATCACCCGCATGGGCGCGCACCACGTGCAGCGCGTCCTGCCGCCGCTGCTGGAAGCCGCGAAAATCGCCGGCATTAACCCGCTGTGGGTGTGCGACCCGATGCACGGCAACACCACCACCACGCTCACCGGCGTCAAGACTCGCTCGTTCGAGGCGATTGTCGCCGAGCTCGAAGCCACCTACGCCGCGCACCAGCTCGCGGGCGTGCCACTCGGCGGCGTGCACCTGGAGTTGACCGGTGACGATGTGACCGAGTGCACCGGCGGGGCAGTGGGCATCACCGAGAGCCAGCTCTCGCAGAACTACGCCAGCGCCTGCGACCCCCGCCTCAACTACCAGCAGGCCCTCGAGGTCGCGTTCCTGCTCGCCCGCCGCATGGGGCGGTAG
- a CDS encoding DUF1579 domain-containing protein, whose protein sequence is MKCTLCPAALIGLSLLAGGSLIALAQPEKSGAPAKGQPEKAQPDHQMQPDMAKMMAAMEAASTPGANHKLLEQWIGTWDTTMKIMMPGAPAMESKGRAEVSWLFEGRWLQERVDGDMMGQPMKGLSIIGYDNFNKCFVSSWVDNHSTAMITSTGSLDQTGKVLTMFGRMDEPMTGEHNKTVRFQTTFVDKDTRKFTIDEVQYGQPFTVVEITYKRAK, encoded by the coding sequence ATGAAGTGCACGCTCTGCCCCGCTGCCCTCATCGGTCTGTCGCTGCTCGCCGGCGGCTCGCTCATCGCCCTCGCGCAGCCGGAGAAGTCCGGCGCTCCCGCGAAGGGCCAGCCGGAGAAGGCGCAGCCCGACCACCAGATGCAGCCGGACATGGCGAAGATGATGGCGGCGATGGAGGCCGCGTCGACTCCGGGGGCCAACCACAAGCTTCTGGAGCAGTGGATCGGCACGTGGGACACGACGATGAAGATCATGATGCCCGGCGCCCCCGCGATGGAGAGCAAGGGGCGTGCGGAGGTGTCGTGGCTGTTCGAGGGCCGCTGGCTGCAGGAGCGCGTCGACGGCGACATGATGGGCCAGCCCATGAAGGGGCTGAGCATCATCGGCTACGACAACTTCAACAAGTGCTTCGTCAGCTCCTGGGTGGACAACCACTCAACCGCCATGATCACCTCGACCGGCTCGCTGGACCAGACCGGCAAGGTGCTCACGATGTTCGGCCGCATGGACGAGCCCATGACCGGCGAGCACAACAAGACCGTGCGCTTCCAGACGACCTTTGTGGACAAGGACACCCGCAAGTTCACCATCGACGAGGTGCAGTACGGGCAGCCGTTCACGGTGGTGGAGATCACCTACAAGCGGGCGAAGTAA
- a CDS encoding SRPBCC domain-containing protein encodes MRGIRKERFYPYPPQDVWVAITDPRAIAEWLMPNTFKAEVGHKFRFMTDPMPFCEGHTECEVTECDPPRRLAYTWLIAWPEKPGKRAMKQPLPMVVSWTLTAENGGTRLVFEQTPYIGPRAIFTFISMNMGWGWMHKKLLPRVLARVKNGVFEPGAIPPEKRTYKAKTIPPEFVK; translated from the coding sequence ATGAGGGGCATCCGCAAGGAGCGGTTCTATCCGTACCCGCCGCAGGACGTGTGGGTGGCGATCACCGACCCGCGTGCGATCGCGGAGTGGCTGATGCCGAACACGTTCAAGGCGGAGGTGGGGCACAAGTTCCGCTTCATGACGGATCCGATGCCGTTCTGTGAGGGGCACACGGAGTGCGAGGTGACCGAGTGCGACCCGCCGCGTCGGCTGGCGTACACGTGGCTGATCGCGTGGCCTGAGAAGCCGGGGAAGCGGGCGATGAAGCAGCCGCTGCCGATGGTGGTGTCGTGGACGCTGACGGCGGAGAACGGCGGCACGCGCCTGGTGTTCGAGCAGACGCCGTACATCGGGCCGCGGGCCATCTTCACGTTCATCAGCATGAACATGGGCTGGGGCTGGATGCACAAGAAGCTGCTGCCACGGGTGCTGGCCCGGGTCAAGAACGGCGTGTTCGAGCCGGGGGCGATCCCGCCGGAGAAGCGAACCTACAAGGCGAAGACGATCCCGCCGGAGTTCGTGAAGTAG
- a CDS encoding ATP-binding protein, with protein MHALVVRQLKRAGLASDSPPASAEAWSSFLEAVARAYEQADHDRYLLERSLALSSDEMGQLYQQLAGERDTISAVICSLIEGVCAVDENGSILFINPEACRLLQVPAAEARPGRMLAELVHARTADGQPLAQVLGAGASPERTSEGARLLVLGAEDRVVTFTVTPLGEKQRGAVLTLRDFTERHRLETERAELNRQLLEVSHQAGMAEVASGVLHNVGNVLNSVNVSATLTEEAVRGSRCGRVTQIADLLRSNAGRLPEFLGADPAGSRIIEYLPELGRSLQQERDVVLQELSNLRKSIEHIREIVAMQQTYAKVSPVREREDLAALADDAIRITEAALIRHGVKVVREYRPAPPIRVERHQMLQVLVNLLTNSKQALSETPGGERRLTIRVEPRGVNVCVRVSDNGCGIAPENLRRVFCHGFTTRRDGHGFGLHTAALAIKAMGGTIGAASAGPGQGAEFTIEIPADTGVERTAA; from the coding sequence GTGCACGCGCTGGTCGTTCGACAGCTGAAGCGAGCCGGGCTCGCTTCCGATTCCCCGCCGGCCTCCGCGGAGGCGTGGTCCTCGTTCCTAGAGGCGGTAGCCCGGGCCTATGAGCAGGCCGACCACGACCGGTACCTGCTTGAGCGGTCGCTGGCCCTGTCCTCGGATGAGATGGGTCAGCTCTACCAGCAGCTTGCGGGCGAGCGCGACACAATTTCGGCTGTGATCTGCTCCCTCATTGAGGGCGTCTGCGCCGTCGACGAGAACGGGTCCATCCTGTTCATCAACCCCGAGGCCTGCCGCCTCCTTCAGGTGCCCGCGGCGGAGGCGCGCCCGGGGCGGATGCTCGCCGAGCTCGTCCACGCCCGCACCGCCGACGGTCAGCCTCTCGCTCAGGTGCTCGGGGCCGGCGCCTCTCCTGAGCGCACCTCGGAAGGAGCCCGCCTGCTGGTGCTTGGCGCGGAGGACCGCGTCGTCACCTTCACCGTCACTCCACTGGGCGAGAAGCAGCGCGGGGCCGTCCTCACGCTCCGGGACTTCACCGAACGTCACCGCCTGGAGACCGAGCGGGCGGAGCTGAATCGGCAGCTGCTTGAGGTGAGCCACCAGGCCGGCATGGCAGAGGTCGCGTCGGGCGTGCTGCACAACGTGGGCAATGTGCTTAATAGTGTCAATGTGTCAGCGACTCTGACTGAGGAAGCGGTGCGCGGCTCACGCTGCGGGCGCGTGACCCAGATCGCCGACCTGCTCCGGAGCAACGCCGGCCGCCTGCCCGAGTTCCTCGGCGCGGACCCCGCCGGATCAAGAATCATCGAGTACCTCCCCGAGCTGGGCCGCTCTCTTCAGCAGGAACGCGACGTGGTCCTGCAGGAACTCTCGAATCTCCGTAAGAGCATCGAGCACATCCGCGAGATCGTCGCCATGCAGCAGACGTACGCGAAGGTGAGCCCGGTGCGCGAGCGTGAGGACCTCGCCGCCCTGGCCGACGACGCCATCCGTATCACCGAGGCGGCGCTCATCCGGCACGGCGTGAAGGTCGTGCGCGAGTACCGCCCAGCGCCGCCGATCCGTGTCGAGCGCCACCAGATGCTGCAGGTGCTCGTGAACCTTCTGACCAACAGCAAGCAGGCCCTCTCAGAGACCCCGGGGGGCGAGCGGCGGCTCACGATCCGCGTCGAGCCGCGCGGAGTCAACGTGTGCGTCCGCGTCTCCGACAACGGGTGCGGCATCGCGCCTGAGAACCTGAGGCGCGTCTTCTGCCATGGCTTCACCACCCGCAGGGACGGGCACGGCTTCGGGCTTCACACCGCTGCGCTCGCGATCAAGGCGATGGGCGGGACCATCGGCGCAGCCAGCGCGGGGCCCGGGCAGGGGGCGGAGTTCACTATTGAAATCCCTGCCGACACGGGCGTGGAAAGGACAGCGGCATGA
- a CDS encoding AAA family ATPase, protein MTTAPHSPQHPQHMPEAVQEVQSAYRRLRDEIRKVIVGQDEVVDQMLMAIFCRGHAVVVGVPGLAKTLLISTIARTLSLGFSRIQFTPDLMPADITGTEVIQEDRTTGHRELRFVRGPIFANVILADEINRTPPKTQAALLEAMQERQVTVGGVRHDLPVPFFVLATQNPIEQEGTYPLPEAQLDRFMFMINIKYPTITEEMEIVRRSSVRSNEPVQAVMDEVAIRRVQDVVRQMPVADHVIAYALRLVRATRIKEPMDLGLTRPSKVGDYLQWGAGPRASEYLILAAKAGALLAGSTHVTPAHVKAVAKPVLRHRLLLNFNAEADQVTSDDVIEDLVNAIPVEGMTPGEKRKMDEVLR, encoded by the coding sequence ATGACGACAGCCCCCCACTCCCCCCAGCACCCCCAGCACATGCCCGAGGCCGTCCAGGAAGTGCAGTCCGCCTACCGCCGCCTGCGCGACGAGATCCGCAAGGTCATCGTCGGGCAGGACGAGGTGGTCGACCAGATGCTGATGGCGATCTTCTGCCGCGGGCACGCTGTCGTTGTCGGCGTTCCTGGCCTCGCCAAGACCCTGCTGATCTCCACGATCGCCCGCACGCTGTCGCTGGGCTTCTCGCGCATCCAGTTCACCCCCGACCTCATGCCCGCCGACATTACCGGGACGGAGGTCATTCAGGAGGACCGCACGACCGGGCACCGCGAGCTGCGTTTCGTCCGCGGCCCGATCTTCGCCAACGTCATCCTGGCCGACGAGATCAACCGCACGCCCCCGAAGACCCAGGCCGCGCTGCTGGAGGCGATGCAGGAGCGGCAGGTGACCGTCGGCGGCGTGCGCCACGACCTGCCCGTCCCCTTCTTCGTGCTGGCGACGCAGAACCCGATCGAGCAGGAAGGCACGTACCCGCTGCCCGAGGCGCAGCTGGACCGATTCATGTTCATGATCAACATCAAGTACCCGACGATCACCGAAGAAATGGAGATCGTGCGCCGCAGCAGCGTGCGCAGCAACGAGCCGGTGCAGGCCGTCATGGATGAAGTGGCGATCCGGCGCGTGCAGGACGTCGTCCGCCAGATGCCCGTCGCCGACCACGTGATCGCTTACGCCCTGCGTCTTGTGCGCGCCACCCGCATCAAGGAGCCGATGGACCTGGGCCTCACCCGGCCGTCCAAGGTCGGCGACTACCTCCAGTGGGGCGCCGGGCCCCGGGCGAGCGAGTACCTGATCCTCGCGGCCAAGGCCGGAGCCCTGCTAGCGGGCTCCACCCACGTCACCCCCGCGCACGTGAAGGCCGTGGCCAAGCCCGTGCTGCGCCACCGCCTCCTCCTCAACTTCAACGCCGAGGCGGATCAGGTCACCAGCGATGACGTCATCGAGGACCTCGTGAATGCCATCCCGGTCGAGGGAATGACGCCCGGCGAGAAACGGAAAATGGACGAGGTTCTGCGGTAA